From Motilibacter peucedani, the proteins below share one genomic window:
- the mug gene encoding G/U mismatch-specific DNA glycosylase yields MSPSRAELLAFEGATLPDVAAPGLRVLFCGINPGLWTAWSQTHFGRPGNRFWPALHLSGFTPRLFSPAEQHLLLPLGLGITNVVPRASATAAELTREELAAGGEALRARVADLAPRTLAVLGVGAYRTAFARPRAALGLQPEGIGPTAVWVLPNPSGLNAHFTLPALAELFAELRAATE; encoded by the coding sequence GTGAGCCCGTCGCGGGCAGAGCTGCTGGCCTTCGAGGGCGCGACGCTGCCCGACGTGGCGGCACCAGGGCTGCGCGTGCTCTTCTGCGGCATCAACCCCGGCCTGTGGACCGCGTGGTCGCAGACGCACTTCGGCCGGCCGGGCAACAGGTTCTGGCCCGCACTGCACCTCTCGGGCTTCACACCGAGGCTGTTCTCCCCTGCCGAGCAGCACCTCCTGCTGCCTCTCGGGCTCGGCATCACCAACGTCGTGCCGCGCGCGTCGGCCACGGCGGCGGAACTGACGCGCGAGGAGCTGGCGGCCGGCGGCGAGGCGCTGCGCGCACGGGTGGCGGACCTGGCACCGCGTACGCTCGCCGTCCTCGGCGTCGGCGCCTACCGCACCGCGTTCGCACGGCCGCGCGCCGCCCTCGGCCTGCAGCCCGAGGGCATCGGGCCGACGGCCGTCTGGGTGCTGCCGAACCCCAGCGGGCTCAACGCCCACTTCACGCTGCCGGCCCTGGCCGAGCTGTTCGCCGAGCTGCGCGCCGCGACGGAGTGA
- a CDS encoding response regulator transcription factor translates to MSSSPIRVVLAEDNALLRQGLTRLVAAADDLDLVGTATDIDSLFALVAEHDPDVVISDIRMPPTGTDEGIRAAQRLRAERPRVGVVLLSAHAEAAYALRLLEGGSAGRAYLLKERVAGVSELADAVRTVAAGGSVIDPTVVERLVAASSAPARSPLHALTAREREVLGHMAQGKSNAAIAGDLFLTERAIEKHTNSIFSKLGLTEEKDLNRRVSAVLVYLEGSGRAS, encoded by the coding sequence GTGAGCTCCTCGCCGATCCGCGTCGTCCTCGCGGAAGACAACGCCCTGCTGCGCCAGGGACTGACCCGCTTGGTCGCCGCGGCCGACGACCTCGACCTGGTCGGCACGGCCACCGACATCGACTCGCTGTTCGCGCTCGTGGCCGAGCACGACCCCGACGTCGTCATCTCCGACATCCGCATGCCCCCGACCGGCACCGACGAGGGCATCCGGGCCGCGCAGCGGCTGCGCGCCGAGCGCCCGCGGGTCGGCGTGGTGCTGCTCAGCGCCCACGCGGAGGCGGCCTACGCGCTGCGGCTGCTCGAGGGCGGCTCGGCCGGACGCGCGTACCTCCTGAAGGAGCGCGTCGCGGGCGTGAGCGAGCTGGCGGACGCGGTGCGTACGGTCGCCGCGGGCGGATCGGTCATCGACCCCACCGTCGTGGAGCGCCTGGTCGCTGCGAGCAGCGCACCCGCGAGGTCGCCGCTGCACGCGCTGACGGCCCGCGAGCGCGAGGTGCTCGGGCACATGGCGCAGGGCAAGAGCAACGCCGCGATCGCCGGCGACCTGTTCCTCACCGAGCGGGCCATCGAGAAGCACACCAACTCGATCTTCAGCAAGCTCGGACTGACCGAGGAGAAGGACCTCAACCGCCGGGTCAGCGCCGTGCTGGTCTACCTCGAGGGCAGCGGCCGGGCGTCATGA
- a CDS encoding ABC transporter permease, translated as MTGLPSPGLAWGAVLAVARRELRLRWVALVAIGVLAGLAGAAAAGGVAVARRTTSAHSRLIAASGQEDARILSFGGQSTAQVAALPSVAASWSSSAVVAKLLSGNLAYVGIVSGPPRPPGLITPVVLEGRMPHDDDPGEVAVDRAYLRAFGFHVGDTLRLKALTRQEVFDFDKGFGEPDGPALSLRVVGSLLLPSSGNGIGPAWASSAFNARYADLSPGGTQFLRLRPGAAVSELERELAQVSSDAPADAAEFGPLRVVTPESTDDPSVAAAQRAAAVGLGTFAAVALLAGLLATWQGLARHWAAGGEDQRVEAALGLTAGERALARTLPALAGAAAAGALTVGGTLAAGLLEPVGRLADVEPAPGWRPDLAVALVGGCVAVLVVAALAGASAWRAGSAPQSSAAGTSTVRGGVLALVRPAWALAGGAFATRRAAGRTRVPVRLTFVSAGLAVAGIVASATFAASLHRLDSTPARYGVFADFYYADAQPTDLVRLAADRHVGTLVLERATTVSVEGRFATAYSDEVRKGDLHVTTLEGREPRTRREVALGPRLAGDLGARVGSTVRLTPPGGRPLEFRVVGLVLYPDQQAAPLGENLLLTTPGLTDAQTSPPTLGAYVEAARPADLPALWADYGRTLELTSAGQPEQVSNVTGLAGVPTALVVFLAALGAGALTHALVLLTRRRARDLAVLRALGLAPREVALTVVAAALVIATAALVVGVPLGLLVGRVLWSQTAGTVGVATDTAWPGVALLVLVPAAVTGSVLVALLTARRVTSQRASVALREE; from the coding sequence GTGACCGGCCTGCCCTCCCCGGGACTGGCCTGGGGTGCCGTGCTCGCCGTCGCCCGCCGCGAGCTGCGCCTGCGCTGGGTGGCCCTGGTGGCGATCGGCGTGCTCGCCGGGCTCGCCGGAGCGGCCGCCGCCGGCGGGGTGGCGGTCGCCCGGCGGACGACCTCGGCGCACTCGCGGCTGATCGCCGCCTCGGGCCAGGAGGACGCGCGGATCCTGTCGTTCGGCGGGCAGTCGACCGCACAGGTGGCAGCGCTCCCCAGCGTCGCCGCGTCGTGGTCGAGCAGCGCGGTGGTCGCCAAGCTGCTCAGCGGCAACCTGGCCTACGTCGGCATCGTCAGCGGCCCGCCGCGCCCGCCCGGGCTGATCACCCCGGTGGTGCTCGAGGGCCGCATGCCCCACGACGACGACCCGGGCGAGGTGGCGGTCGACCGCGCCTACCTGCGCGCCTTCGGCTTCCACGTCGGCGACACCCTGCGGCTGAAGGCGCTGACGCGTCAGGAGGTCTTCGACTTCGACAAGGGCTTCGGCGAGCCCGACGGGCCGGCACTCTCGCTGCGCGTGGTCGGCTCGCTGCTGCTGCCCTCGTCGGGCAACGGCATCGGGCCGGCCTGGGCGTCGTCGGCGTTCAACGCCCGCTACGCCGACCTCTCGCCGGGCGGCACGCAGTTCCTCCGCCTGCGCCCCGGCGCCGCCGTGTCCGAGCTCGAACGCGAGCTCGCCCAGGTCAGCTCCGACGCGCCCGCGGACGCAGCGGAGTTCGGCCCGCTGCGCGTGGTGACGCCCGAGAGCACCGACGACCCCAGCGTCGCGGCCGCCCAGCGTGCGGCGGCGGTCGGGCTCGGTACGTTCGCGGCCGTGGCGCTGCTCGCCGGCCTGCTCGCGACCTGGCAGGGGCTCGCGCGGCACTGGGCCGCCGGCGGCGAGGACCAGCGCGTCGAGGCGGCGCTCGGTCTGACCGCGGGCGAGCGTGCCCTGGCCCGTACGCTGCCCGCCCTCGCCGGCGCCGCCGCCGCAGGTGCCCTCACCGTCGGCGGCACCCTGGCCGCCGGCCTGCTCGAGCCGGTCGGCCGGCTCGCCGACGTCGAGCCGGCTCCCGGTTGGCGTCCCGACCTCGCCGTCGCGCTGGTCGGCGGCTGCGTCGCGGTGCTCGTGGTCGCCGCGCTGGCCGGCGCGAGCGCCTGGCGGGCGGGGTCGGCGCCGCAGTCGTCGGCGGCCGGCACGTCGACCGTGCGGGGTGGCGTCCTCGCGCTCGTGCGCCCGGCCTGGGCGCTGGCCGGCGGCGCCTTCGCCACCCGGCGGGCGGCGGGTCGCACACGCGTACCCGTCCGGCTCACGTTCGTCTCCGCGGGCCTGGCCGTCGCCGGCATCGTCGCCAGCGCCACCTTCGCCGCGAGCCTGCACCGGCTCGACTCCACGCCGGCGCGCTACGGCGTGTTCGCCGACTTCTACTACGCCGACGCGCAGCCCACCGACCTCGTGCGCCTGGCCGCCGACCGGCACGTCGGGACGCTGGTGCTCGAGCGGGCCACGACGGTCTCGGTCGAGGGCCGGTTCGCCACCGCCTACAGCGACGAGGTGAGGAAGGGCGACCTGCACGTCACCACGCTGGAGGGGCGCGAGCCGCGTACGCGTCGGGAGGTCGCGCTCGGACCCCGCCTCGCGGGCGACCTCGGCGCCCGGGTCGGCAGCACCGTCCGGCTCACGCCTCCGGGCGGGCGGCCGCTGGAGTTCCGGGTCGTCGGGCTGGTGCTCTACCCCGACCAGCAGGCGGCGCCGCTCGGAGAGAACCTGCTGCTCACGACACCCGGGCTCACCGACGCGCAGACCTCCCCGCCGACTCTCGGCGCCTACGTGGAGGCGGCGCGCCCGGCCGACCTGCCGGCGCTGTGGGCCGACTACGGGCGGACCCTGGAGCTGACTTCCGCCGGCCAGCCCGAGCAGGTCAGCAACGTGACGGGTCTGGCCGGGGTGCCGACCGCGCTGGTCGTCTTCCTCGCTGCGCTCGGCGCCGGCGCGCTCACCCACGCGCTCGTGCTGCTGACCCGCCGCCGGGCCCGCGACCTGGCGGTGCTCCGGGCCCTCGGGCTCGCCCCGCGCGAGGTGGCGCTGACGGTGGTCGCGGCCGCGCTGGTCATCGCCACGGCCGCACTGGTGGTGGGCGTGCCGCTGGGCCTGCTCGTCGGCCGGGTCCTCTGGTCGCAGACGGCCGGCACCGTCGGCGTGGCGACCGACACGGCCTGGCCAGGAGTGGCGCTGCTCGTGCTGGTGCCGGCGGCGGTCACCGGCAGCGTGCTGGTCGCGCTGCTCACCGCCCGCCGGGTCACCTCGCAGCGGGCGTCGGTCGCCCTGCGCGAGGAGTGA
- a CDS encoding response regulator transcription factor, translating to MTGSEVRVLVVDDQRPFRLAAAGMLRRASGFVLAGEAESGEQAVELAVELAPDLVLMDIHMPGMGGVAATARLRELVPSAVVFLCSTYARADLPAEVSTSGAAAYVSKEELAAPLLNELWSAHRPVA from the coding sequence ATGACCGGCTCCGAGGTCCGCGTCCTGGTGGTCGACGACCAGCGGCCCTTCCGGCTCGCAGCCGCCGGGATGCTGCGCCGTGCCAGCGGGTTCGTGCTCGCGGGCGAGGCCGAGTCGGGCGAGCAGGCGGTCGAGCTCGCCGTCGAGCTGGCACCCGACCTGGTGCTGATGGACATCCACATGCCGGGCATGGGCGGGGTGGCGGCGACCGCGCGGCTGCGCGAGCTGGTGCCCTCGGCCGTGGTTTTCCTCTGCTCGACCTACGCCCGCGCCGACCTGCCGGCGGAGGTGTCGACGAGCGGAGCCGCTGCCTACGTGTCGAAGGAGGAGCTCGCCGCGCCCCTGCTCAACGAGCTCTGGAGCGCCCACCGGCCGGTCGCGTGA